In the genome of Deinococcus deserti VCD115, one region contains:
- a CDS encoding ABC transporter substrate-binding protein: MKNLLTLTLTLSGLALSSQAAATRYPLTLTDDLNRKVTIKAEPMRIVSVLPSTTETLCALGVCNRLVGVDTFSDYPQQVTRLPRVGGLYDPNIEAIVALKPDLVLVSKYGKLEGPLTQAGLTVVAVNPETYEEVFSKTLTLGRIVNREAAAKALVTQMRRDIARIEILTKNAARKPTTYLEIDPTPYSVGPNSFMGVLLTKAGARNIIPASMGDFPKVDPEFIVRQNPQLILSTDLKDLGKRPGWNTIAAVKNGRVVEIPQALNTMLGRPGPRLAEALRGLARIIHPELLK; the protein is encoded by the coding sequence ATGAAGAACCTGTTGACACTGACTCTTACGCTAAGCGGCCTCGCCCTGTCGTCCCAGGCTGCCGCGACCCGTTATCCCCTGACGCTGACCGACGACCTCAACCGCAAGGTCACCATCAAGGCCGAACCCATGCGCATTGTAAGTGTGCTGCCCAGCACCACCGAGACGCTGTGTGCGCTGGGTGTGTGCAACCGGCTGGTGGGCGTAGATACCTTCAGCGACTACCCGCAGCAGGTGACCCGCCTGCCCAGGGTAGGCGGCCTGTACGATCCGAACATCGAGGCCATCGTGGCCCTCAAGCCGGATCTGGTCCTGGTTAGCAAATACGGCAAACTCGAAGGCCCGCTGACCCAGGCCGGCCTCACGGTAGTGGCCGTGAACCCCGAAACCTACGAGGAAGTCTTCAGCAAGACCCTGACCCTGGGCCGGATCGTCAACCGCGAGGCGGCGGCCAAGGCGCTGGTCACGCAGATGAGGCGTGACATCGCCCGGATAGAGATCCTCACGAAAAACGCTGCGCGCAAGCCCACCACCTACCTGGAAATCGATCCCACACCGTACAGCGTCGGTCCCAACTCATTTATGGGCGTGCTGCTCACCAAGGCCGGCGCGCGCAACATCATTCCGGCCAGCATGGGCGACTTTCCCAAGGTGGACCCGGAATTTATCGTGCGGCAGAACCCGCAGCTGATCCTGAGCACCGACCTGAAAGACCTGGGTAAGCGTCCGGGCTGGAACACCATCGCCGCTGTGAAAAACGGGCGGGTCGTGGAGATCCCGCAGGCCCTGAATACCATGCTGGGCCGTCCCGGGCCGCGCCTGGCCGAGGCTCTGCGCGGACTGGCGCGGATCATTCATCCGGAACTGCTGAAGTAA
- a CDS encoding M42 family metallopeptidase yields MSPELPLLDLPYVTEFLLRLLGTPSPTGFTGAAVQLIEDELRQLGVTATRTKKGALTWELPGTQPDARHVTFSGHVDTLGAMVRGIKANGRLGLWMLGGFDWTTIEGEYVQVHTQSGRVLTGTVVNIKQSTHVHGPALRELKREQTVMEVRLDEQVFSAQDTLALGVGIGDYVSFDPRAVLTPAGYLKSRHLDNKAAVALFLGVTRALLAQPAPCTVAFHVTTYEEVGHGAATGIPAHTDELIAVDMAVIGQGQTGSEHHVTLCVADGGGPYDHGLSNRLRKVARDAGIDLRTDIYTFYASDGTAAWRAGGDYPVALIGPGVDASHAYERMHTDSLKATAALMLAYLRA; encoded by the coding sequence ATGTCGCCTGAGTTGCCGTTGCTGGACTTGCCCTATGTCACCGAGTTCCTGCTGCGGTTGCTCGGCACTCCCAGCCCTACAGGTTTTACCGGCGCCGCCGTACAGCTGATCGAGGACGAATTGCGCCAGCTGGGCGTGACGGCAACGCGCACCAAGAAGGGTGCCCTGACCTGGGAGCTGCCCGGCACGCAGCCTGATGCGCGGCATGTCACTTTCAGCGGGCACGTGGACACCCTGGGAGCCATGGTGCGCGGTATCAAGGCCAACGGGCGTCTGGGCCTGTGGATGCTGGGCGGTTTCGACTGGACCACCATTGAGGGCGAGTACGTGCAGGTGCATACCCAGAGTGGACGGGTGCTGACGGGCACGGTCGTCAACATCAAACAGAGCACCCATGTCCACGGCCCGGCCCTGCGCGAGCTCAAGCGCGAACAGACTGTGATGGAGGTGCGCCTGGACGAGCAGGTCTTCAGCGCCCAGGACACCCTGGCGCTGGGCGTGGGGATCGGTGACTACGTCAGTTTTGATCCCCGCGCCGTCCTGACTCCGGCTGGTTACCTGAAAAGCCGCCACTTGGACAACAAGGCGGCTGTGGCACTGTTCCTAGGCGTAACCCGGGCCCTGCTGGCCCAGCCGGCTCCCTGCACCGTGGCCTTCCACGTGACCACCTATGAGGAGGTCGGTCACGGCGCGGCCACCGGCATTCCTGCGCACACCGATGAACTGATCGCGGTGGACATGGCAGTAATTGGTCAGGGTCAGACCGGCAGCGAGCATCACGTGACCCTGTGTGTGGCTGACGGCGGGGGCCCGTATGACCACGGCCTGAGCAACCGCCTGCGCAAAGTAGCGCGCGACGCCGGGATTGATCTGCGCACGGACATCTACACCTTCTATGCCAGTGACGGCACTGCGGCGTGGCGCGCCGGGGGTGATTACCCGGTGGCGCTGATCGGCCCAGGCGTGGACGCAAGCCATGCCTACGAACGCATGCACACCGATTCTCTGAAAGCCACCGCTGCCCTGATGCTGGCGTACCTGCGCGCCTGA
- a CDS encoding flavin reductase family protein, protein MSALPPTSPEFPVPTQHFDLTSLRAADRYKLLISTVVPRPIAWVASLGTDGHVNLAPYSFFGLMGSDPPIVAFAPGDRPEGGPKDTARNIGSGGEFTVNLVSAAQASLMNATATDFPPGMDETRALGITLESGVQVRVPRVQGAPAALECREVQTVLIGRTRIILGEVLGLTLRSDAVQDAERFYVDTAALDLVGRMGGRGTYTHTRDTFQIDRIPYAAWQAAQDAERGAGGEGGE, encoded by the coding sequence GTGTCTGCCCTGCCGCCCACTTCCCCTGAGTTCCCGGTACCCACCCAGCACTTCGACCTGACGTCCCTGAGGGCCGCGGACCGTTACAAGCTGCTGATCTCCACGGTGGTGCCGCGCCCGATTGCCTGGGTGGCTTCGCTGGGAACAGACGGACACGTGAATCTGGCGCCCTATTCCTTTTTTGGTCTGATGGGCTCGGACCCGCCCATCGTGGCCTTCGCACCCGGCGACCGCCCCGAAGGAGGCCCGAAAGACACTGCCCGCAACATCGGCTCGGGCGGCGAGTTCACGGTCAACCTCGTCAGTGCCGCGCAGGCCAGCCTCATGAACGCCACCGCCACGGATTTTCCGCCCGGTATGGACGAGACCCGGGCCCTGGGCATCACGCTGGAAAGCGGCGTGCAGGTGCGGGTGCCCCGGGTGCAGGGCGCGCCGGCGGCCCTGGAATGCCGTGAAGTGCAGACGGTGCTGATCGGCCGCACCCGCATCATTCTGGGTGAGGTCCTGGGGCTGACCCTGCGTTCGGACGCGGTGCAGGATGCCGAACGCTTTTACGTGGATACGGCGGCGCTGGACCTCGTGGGCCGCATGGGGGGACGCGGCACCTACACGCACACCCGCGATACCTTTCAGATCGACCGGATTCCCTACGCGGCGTGGCAGGCTGCACAGGACGCAGAACGCGGGGCCGGCGGTGAGGGCGGCGAATGA
- a CDS encoding cupin domain-containing protein, with product MTHEPDMESQPHISPAPRIIGPADGHFVDLGALGVRFMVWSRESGGGFSLVEHPIAPRTLAAPLHRHSNEDEYSYVLEGRMGALLGDQVVYAQRGDLVFKPRNQWHTFWNAGDEPCRILEIISPGGFEQLFADMGAAPDSFVGDGAPAMDARYGLEVDYDSIPRLCREYGLVFPMDERP from the coding sequence ATGACACACGAGCCAGACATGGAAAGCCAGCCACACATCTCACCAGCACCCCGGATCATCGGGCCAGCAGACGGTCATTTTGTCGATCTTGGTGCGCTTGGAGTCCGGTTCATGGTGTGGAGCCGGGAGTCCGGAGGTGGATTTTCCCTAGTCGAGCATCCGATTGCGCCCCGCACGCTGGCCGCCCCGCTGCACCGCCACTCCAACGAGGACGAGTACAGCTACGTGCTTGAAGGACGCATGGGCGCACTTCTGGGTGATCAGGTGGTGTACGCGCAGCGCGGGGACCTGGTGTTCAAGCCCCGGAATCAGTGGCACACCTTCTGGAATGCCGGGGACGAGCCCTGCCGGATTCTGGAGATCATCTCGCCCGGAGGATTCGAGCAGCTGTTTGCAGATATGGGCGCGGCCCCGGACAGTTTCGTTGGTGACGGCGCGCCGGCCATGGACGCCCGGTACGGACTTGAGGTCGATTACGACAGTATTCCCCGGCTATGCAGGGAATATGGGCTGGTCTTCCCCATGGATGAGAGACCGTAG
- the xseB gene encoding exodeoxyribonuclease VII small subunit, with amino-acid sequence MPAMKGSYREAYTILSRIAAELEAGEADLDRVLPLLEEARQAYAVCRDRIEAVRAVLAGEWAEVRDTAEAPEDPEADEAADDEDDLD; translated from the coding sequence ATGCCTGCCATGAAAGGGTCCTACCGCGAGGCGTACACCATCCTGTCCCGGATCGCGGCAGAACTGGAGGCCGGCGAGGCGGACCTGGACCGGGTACTGCCGCTGCTGGAGGAAGCCCGCCAGGCCTACGCGGTGTGCCGTGACCGCATCGAGGCCGTCCGGGCAGTGCTGGCCGGTGAGTGGGCCGAGGTCCGGGACACCGCAGAAGCGCCCGAAGATCCGGAAGCGGATGAGGCTGCAGACGATGAGGACGATCTGGACTGA
- a CDS encoding esterase-like activity of phytase family protein: MKTSSVRLAALLALSLNMAQAASLVGYAELKADTFAPGPASGAWNGGLRGAARFGSQPVQGFSGVQFDPSGSGFVFLSDNGFGARNNSADYLLRLHRVALAPGTPAARLGQVSLGGVIELRDPDRKVPWQIVNESTSGRLLTGADFDLEGFAFAPDGTLWVGDEFGPYLLHFSADGRLLEAPVATPNLAGLPTLRGQRPLVVAHRGSSGTRPEHTLEAYRVAIEAGADFIEPDLVVTRDGVLVARHEPVIAVLSADGKVTEATADVAARPEFKDRARIKKLDGKDVYGYWAEDFTLAELKTLRAVERLPQLRGRAYDGRFEIPTLAEIIALVRDVEARTGRRIGIYPETKHPTFVAQSARMNISQLLIDTLKKENFTDPARVFIQSFEVGNLKELKTRIMPAAGVNLPLVQLISSPDEAPYDWAAAGDLRTYGALTSDAALKEIAGYAAGVGPYKRWIIDDQGRTTDFVSRAHATGLLVHPWTFRNEPTYLLPGYQNDPEAELRQALRAGVDGFFSDFPATGARVVSQYSAPEVRSPQHHAYAQGDSSSAANLPASGGFEGLNLSPDGRSLYALLEKTVAGDLPGQLRLMQFDLTSRKWALAGRYALEPAGEAIGDLAPVNDHEYLVLERDNASGGAAKFKRVYLLNLREKNPDGTLKKTLVADLMNLRDPQKLAPSTVGGVFSFPYVTIENVLVLDAQTILVANDNNFPATGGRGREVRDVSEFLWIRLDQPLKLAAGVGQRPAARN; encoded by the coding sequence ATGAAGACATCGTCTGTTCGTCTGGCAGCCCTGCTGGCTCTGTCCCTGAATATGGCTCAGGCCGCCTCCCTGGTGGGGTACGCCGAACTGAAGGCCGACACCTTTGCTCCTGGTCCAGCCAGTGGCGCCTGGAACGGCGGTTTGCGCGGGGCGGCACGCTTTGGGTCTCAGCCAGTGCAGGGCTTCAGCGGGGTGCAGTTCGATCCTTCGGGAAGCGGCTTTGTCTTCCTGAGTGACAACGGTTTCGGGGCCAGAAACAACTCGGCTGATTACCTGCTGCGGCTGCACCGCGTGGCGTTGGCACCGGGCACACCGGCAGCCCGCCTGGGGCAGGTCAGTCTTGGAGGCGTGATCGAACTGCGCGACCCTGACCGCAAGGTGCCGTGGCAGATCGTGAACGAGTCCACTTCCGGGCGCCTGCTGACCGGCGCCGACTTCGACCTGGAGGGTTTTGCCTTCGCTCCGGACGGTACTTTGTGGGTGGGTGACGAATTCGGTCCCTACCTGCTGCACTTCTCGGCGGATGGCCGGCTGCTTGAAGCGCCGGTCGCTACGCCGAATCTCGCCGGCCTGCCCACGCTGCGCGGCCAGCGTCCCCTGGTGGTCGCCCACCGGGGCAGCTCCGGCACCCGCCCTGAGCACACACTGGAAGCCTACCGGGTGGCGATCGAAGCCGGCGCCGACTTTATCGAGCCGGACCTGGTGGTGACCAGGGACGGCGTGCTGGTCGCCCGCCACGAACCGGTAATCGCGGTGCTGTCCGCTGACGGCAAGGTGACCGAAGCCACGGCTGACGTGGCGGCACGCCCCGAGTTCAAGGACCGTGCGCGGATCAAGAAGCTCGACGGCAAGGACGTCTACGGGTACTGGGCCGAGGACTTCACGCTGGCTGAACTCAAGACCCTGCGCGCCGTGGAGCGTCTGCCGCAGCTGCGCGGCAGGGCCTATGACGGCCGCTTCGAGATTCCCACACTTGCGGAGATCATCGCGCTGGTCCGCGACGTCGAGGCACGCACCGGGCGCAGGATCGGCATCTACCCTGAGACCAAGCACCCTACCTTTGTGGCCCAGTCTGCCAGGATGAATATCAGCCAGCTGCTGATCGATACCCTCAAGAAGGAGAACTTCACGGACCCTGCGCGTGTCTTTATTCAGTCGTTCGAGGTGGGCAACCTGAAGGAGCTTAAGACCCGGATCATGCCGGCCGCCGGGGTGAACCTGCCCCTGGTTCAGCTGATCAGCAGCCCCGACGAGGCTCCGTACGACTGGGCAGCCGCGGGCGACCTGCGCACCTACGGCGCGCTGACCTCCGACGCCGCCCTGAAAGAGATTGCTGGGTACGCCGCAGGCGTAGGCCCATACAAACGCTGGATCATTGATGATCAGGGGCGCACCACCGACTTCGTGTCGCGCGCGCACGCCACCGGACTGCTGGTCCACCCCTGGACCTTCCGCAACGAGCCGACCTACCTGCTGCCGGGATACCAGAATGACCCGGAAGCTGAACTGCGTCAGGCGCTGCGCGCTGGCGTGGACGGCTTCTTCTCGGACTTTCCTGCCACCGGCGCCCGGGTGGTGAGCCAGTATTCGGCTCCCGAGGTTCGCAGTCCCCAGCATCATGCCTACGCGCAGGGTGACAGCAGCAGTGCGGCAAACCTGCCCGCCAGCGGCGGATTCGAGGGCCTGAACCTCAGCCCCGACGGCCGGAGCCTGTACGCCCTGCTGGAAAAGACGGTGGCCGGAGACCTGCCTGGTCAGCTGCGGCTGATGCAGTTTGACTTGACCAGCCGCAAATGGGCCCTGGCTGGGCGCTACGCGCTGGAACCGGCGGGTGAGGCCATCGGTGACCTCGCGCCTGTCAACGATCACGAATATCTGGTACTGGAGCGGGACAATGCCAGCGGCGGGGCGGCCAAATTCAAGCGGGTGTACCTGCTGAATCTGCGCGAGAAGAACCCGGACGGCACCCTGAAAAAGACGCTGGTGGCGGACCTGATGAACCTCAGGGATCCTCAGAAGCTGGCCCCCAGCACTGTGGGCGGCGTGTTCTCCTTCCCCTACGTAACCATCGAGAACGTGCTGGTGCTCGATGCCCAGACCATCCTGGTGGCCAACGACAACAACTTTCCGGCCACGGGTGGGCGGGGACGCGAGGTCAGGGACGTCAGCGAGTTTCTGTGGATCCGTCTGGATCAGCCGCTGAAGCTCGCTGCAGGTGTGGGGCAGCGCCCAGCTGCGCGAAACTGA
- a CDS encoding (2Fe-2S) ferredoxin domain-containing protein, translated as MPPKYYPTRGHLLVCQGSSCQARGSSLLHQALWKHLEREALSYYKQGGSVRLTTSGCLGACNHGPTMCVYRQRPEGLEEGWYAAMDFPLASRVAQAVHEGTPLPAEHRYGPPEEIPVGSH; from the coding sequence ATGCCCCCGAAGTACTACCCCACCCGTGGCCACCTGCTGGTCTGCCAGGGCAGCAGCTGCCAGGCAAGAGGGTCTTCGCTGCTGCACCAGGCGCTCTGGAAACACCTGGAGCGCGAGGCTCTGTCCTACTACAAGCAGGGCGGCAGTGTGCGCCTGACCACCAGTGGCTGTCTGGGCGCGTGCAATCACGGCCCGACCATGTGCGTCTATCGCCAGCGCCCCGAAGGCCTGGAAGAAGGCTGGTACGCCGCCATGGACTTCCCGCTGGCCAGCCGGGTTGCACAGGCCGTGCATGAGGGCACGCCGCTCCCGGCCGAGCACCGGTATGGCCCACCTGAAGAAATTCCAGTCGGGTCACACTAG
- a CDS encoding SDR family NAD(P)-dependent oxidoreductase, with the protein MSGRTIIITGASDGIGAQAARQLVASGEHVVLVGRSPEKTRAVAAELGAPYHLADFTRLDDVRALASALGAYARIDVLMNNAGGVMGPRETTTDGFEKTLQVNHLAPFLLTNLLIDRLTASRSVVLNTSSAANQVFSRLDLTDLELTRGYTPNRAYGNAKLANILFTRELHRRYHPQGLSTAAFHPGTVATNFASESSSLMRLIYRTPLRHLLLITPQQGTDTMLWLANGTPGVDWQPGQYYDRRNIGMVHPIADNPVLTQMLWDQSAQMVGL; encoded by the coding sequence ATGTCAGGGCGAACAATCATCATCACAGGTGCCAGCGACGGCATCGGTGCGCAGGCGGCGCGTCAGCTGGTCGCCTCCGGGGAACACGTCGTGCTCGTCGGGCGCTCGCCTGAAAAGACCCGCGCTGTGGCCGCCGAACTGGGGGCACCCTACCATCTGGCCGATTTCACCCGGCTGGACGATGTCCGTGCGCTCGCTTCAGCTTTAGGCGCCTATGCCCGCATTGATGTTCTGATGAACAACGCCGGAGGCGTCATGGGGCCGCGTGAAACGACCACCGACGGCTTCGAGAAAACGCTGCAGGTCAATCACCTTGCTCCCTTCCTGCTGACCAACCTCCTGATTGACCGGCTCACGGCCAGCCGCAGCGTTGTTCTCAATACCTCCAGCGCCGCCAACCAGGTGTTTTCCAGGCTGGACCTGACGGACCTTGAACTGACGCGCGGCTACACGCCCAACCGGGCTTACGGAAACGCGAAACTGGCCAACATTCTGTTTACCCGTGAGCTGCACCGGCGTTACCACCCCCAGGGCCTGAGCACAGCCGCTTTTCACCCCGGCACGGTGGCCACCAATTTCGCCAGCGAATCGTCCAGCTTGATGCGGCTGATCTACCGCACGCCGCTGCGGCACCTGCTGCTGATCACGCCCCAACAGGGCACCGACACGATGTTGTGGCTGGCCAATGGAACGCCGGGTGTGGACTGGCAGCCGGGCCAGTATTACGACCGCCGGAACATTGGCATGGTGCACCCCATAGCCGATAACCCTGTCCTGACACAGATGCTGTGGGATCAGAGTGCCCAGATGGTCGGGCTGTAG
- a CDS encoding iron chelate uptake ABC transporter family permease subunit, whose amino-acid sequence MLAVVLGTALGSVSIPPAEVLGALWRGLSGQELQGNDVIVWQIRLPRVVMAVVVGAALSVCGGAFQGVFRNPLADPYLLGVASGSALGATIAIVSGWPRTTIPLVALALALLAVSVTLALAREGRRFPPTRLILAGVVVGSVLSATTTFLILRGEDRARQVLAYTLGDLGFSGWADVATVLPYAGVGCGVLILLARALDTLQLGDLTARSLGVPVERLRLLVVVAASMATAGAVAYVGIIGFVGLIVPHVVRLAWGSGHRVLLPVSALMGAVLLVLADLLARTSILSQVGIVTTLLGGPFFLYLLRRGQHD is encoded by the coding sequence ATGCTGGCGGTGGTGTTGGGCACCGCGCTGGGCAGCGTCTCCATTCCGCCGGCCGAGGTGCTGGGCGCGCTCTGGCGTGGTCTGAGCGGGCAGGAACTTCAGGGCAACGACGTCATCGTGTGGCAGATCCGCCTGCCCCGTGTGGTTATGGCAGTGGTGGTCGGCGCGGCCCTGTCGGTGTGTGGTGGGGCCTTCCAGGGCGTATTCCGCAACCCACTGGCCGATCCTTACCTGCTGGGCGTGGCCAGCGGGTCGGCCCTGGGGGCGACCATTGCCATCGTGTCCGGCTGGCCGCGCACGACCATTCCGCTGGTGGCCCTGGCCCTGGCTCTGCTGGCGGTGAGTGTCACTCTGGCTCTGGCCCGCGAGGGACGGCGCTTTCCTCCCACCCGGCTGATTCTGGCTGGTGTGGTGGTGGGCAGCGTGCTCAGCGCCACCACCACCTTTCTGATCCTGCGCGGCGAGGACCGCGCCCGGCAGGTGCTGGCCTACACCCTGGGCGACCTGGGCTTCAGTGGCTGGGCCGACGTGGCCACCGTACTTCCCTATGCCGGAGTGGGCTGCGGCGTGCTGATCCTGCTGGCCCGGGCGCTGGACACCCTGCAACTGGGTGATCTGACGGCCCGCAGTCTGGGCGTACCGGTGGAGCGGCTGCGCCTCCTGGTGGTGGTCGCGGCCAGTATGGCCACGGCCGGGGCTGTGGCGTATGTCGGGATTATCGGTTTCGTGGGGCTGATCGTGCCGCACGTGGTCCGGCTCGCCTGGGGCTCAGGGCACCGCGTGCTGCTGCCGGTTTCGGCACTGATGGGCGCGGTTCTGCTGGTCCTGGCCGATCTGCTGGCACGTACCAGCATTCTGTCGCAGGTCGGTATCGTGACCACGCTGCTGGGTGGTCCCTTTTTCCTCTACCTGCTGCGACGGGGGCAGCATGACTAG
- a CDS encoding DUF4384 domain-containing protein → MKKPVLLLGLIATVLGAFATPVLAAPKLSTQSIIVNPVQTTLQARVWVNRDPSGTYTPVYYVGDRITLYTSVNENAYVYLFNVNPDGTTDQILPNRLSGSNYVRAGQTRAFPAPGDRFTFDVAGPEGLNRVLVIASRRPLNLSELSTYQQGQSFATVKPTTTPGFAQALSIVVNPVTQPVPQQDWTSDTAAYTVRY, encoded by the coding sequence ATGAAGAAGCCCGTTTTGCTGCTTGGTCTGATTGCTACTGTGCTTGGCGCCTTTGCCACGCCCGTGCTGGCAGCGCCCAAGCTCAGCACCCAGAGCATTATCGTCAACCCGGTACAGACCACCCTGCAGGCGCGCGTATGGGTGAACCGTGACCCCAGCGGCACCTATACGCCGGTCTATTACGTTGGCGACCGGATCACGCTGTACACGTCCGTCAATGAAAACGCCTACGTGTACCTGTTCAACGTCAACCCCGACGGCACCACCGACCAGATCCTGCCCAACCGCCTGAGCGGCAGCAATTATGTGCGCGCCGGCCAGACCCGGGCCTTCCCGGCTCCGGGAGACAGGTTCACTTTCGATGTGGCAGGGCCTGAAGGCCTGAACCGCGTGCTGGTGATCGCCAGCCGCCGGCCTCTGAATCTCAGCGAGCTCAGCACCTACCAGCAGGGCCAGAGTTTCGCCACGGTTAAGCCCACCACGACCCCCGGCTTTGCCCAGGCGCTGAGCATTGTGGTCAATCCGGTCACCCAGCCTGTGCCCCAGCAGGACTGGACCAGCGACACCGCCGCGTATACCGTCCGGTACTAA
- a CDS encoding lysophospholipid acyltransferase family protein — MSDADRPSSPVPAVPGTPPRAEGPPSVNPRVYRLVVAVMNLPVLLSGMYLEVHGAEHVPPPGTPLVVASNHRSNLDPFLVARALPPGRFVQFMAKRELFLPVIGDIIRSGGSFPVDRSSNDVPAIRTALRILAANGTVGIFPEGTRGGSGGELHGGVALIAAKGRAPILPVGISRDGKRWVIRFGPPISPKGGIKAVTRELGTVLTDLARPV, encoded by the coding sequence ATGAGTGACGCCGACCGTCCCAGCAGCCCTGTACCTGCCGTGCCCGGGACTCCACCGCGCGCCGAAGGGCCGCCTTCCGTCAATCCCAGGGTGTACCGGCTGGTGGTGGCCGTGATGAATCTGCCGGTCCTCCTCAGCGGCATGTACCTGGAAGTGCACGGCGCCGAGCATGTGCCGCCGCCTGGCACGCCCCTGGTGGTCGCCTCCAATCACCGTTCGAATCTGGATCCCTTTCTGGTGGCGCGCGCGCTGCCTCCAGGACGGTTCGTACAGTTCATGGCCAAGCGGGAGCTGTTCCTGCCAGTCATCGGAGACATTATCCGCAGTGGGGGCAGCTTCCCGGTGGACCGCAGCAGCAATGACGTGCCGGCCATCCGTACTGCCCTGCGTATTCTGGCAGCCAACGGCACAGTCGGGATTTTTCCGGAAGGCACGCGGGGCGGCAGCGGCGGCGAACTGCATGGAGGAGTGGCGCTGATTGCCGCCAAGGGACGCGCCCCGATTCTGCCTGTCGGCATCAGCCGCGACGGCAAACGCTGGGTGATCCGCTTCGGGCCGCCCATTTCGCCCAAGGGCGGTATCAAAGCCGTGACGCGGGAACTGGGAACCGTGCTGACTGACCTCGCCCGCCCGGTCTGA
- a CDS encoding ABC transporter ATP-binding protein, translated as MTSARLLQAVDLHVRAGSFPAVRGVSADFEPGRFTAVIGPNGAGKSTLLRALLGLSPPESGEVRLDGQPLRHWTRAQRSSALAYLAQGEAVPESARVRDVVALGRGAGSWKWGLIPTRPWTDEDEEAVRGALDRTDTRRFEHRKISELSGGERQRVSLARALAAHPRYLLLDEPTNHLDLAYALDVIRYVRCEVAGGLGVVAVLHDLNLAARADRLVLLHQGQVLAAGPPDEVLTPDYLHAAYGVRVSVTRTAGRLLVIPED; from the coding sequence ATGACTAGCGCCCGGCTGTTGCAGGCCGTGGACCTGCATGTGCGGGCCGGCAGTTTTCCGGCGGTACGCGGGGTCAGCGCCGACTTCGAGCCTGGGCGGTTTACGGCGGTGATCGGACCCAACGGGGCGGGAAAAAGCACCCTGTTGCGGGCGCTGCTGGGCCTCAGCCCCCCTGAGTCCGGCGAGGTACGGCTGGATGGCCAGCCACTGCGCCACTGGACCCGGGCCCAGCGGTCGTCAGCCCTTGCCTATCTGGCGCAGGGTGAAGCAGTCCCCGAAAGCGCCCGCGTGCGCGATGTGGTGGCGCTGGGGCGTGGGGCTGGGAGCTGGAAGTGGGGCCTGATTCCGACCCGTCCCTGGACGGACGAGGATGAAGAAGCCGTCCGGGGAGCACTGGACCGCACCGATACCCGCCGTTTCGAGCACCGCAAGATCTCGGAACTGTCCGGGGGAGAGCGTCAGCGGGTCAGCTTGGCACGCGCTCTGGCTGCCCACCCCCGCTACCTGCTGCTGGATGAACCCACCAATCATCTGGATCTGGCCTACGCACTGGACGTGATCCGTTACGTTCGGTGTGAAGTTGCAGGCGGGTTGGGCGTCGTGGCGGTGCTGCATGACCTGAACCTCGCTGCCCGCGCCGACCGGCTGGTGCTGCTGCATCAGGGGCAGGTGCTGGCAGCCGGCCCTCCCGATGAGGTACTGACGCCCGACTACCTGCACGCGGCATATGGCGTGCGCGTAAGCGTGACCCGCACTGCCGGACGCCTGCTCGTGATTCCTGAAGACTGA
- the paaI gene encoding hydroxyphenylacetyl-CoA thioesterase PaaI: MSYASHLGMTVLDTGPDLTRISLTVEASGLNMHGSAHGGLIFSLADEAFALISNASAQAVAIETHLSFFRAARQGDVLVAVATPERVGRTLATYRVEVRRGEEGEVLALFLGTVSRREKAQA, encoded by the coding sequence ATGAGTTACGCGAGTCACCTGGGCATGACGGTCCTGGATACCGGGCCTGACCTTACCCGTATCAGCCTGACTGTAGAAGCCTCAGGACTCAACATGCACGGCAGCGCGCACGGCGGCCTCATTTTCAGTCTTGCGGATGAAGCCTTTGCCCTGATCAGCAACGCCAGTGCCCAGGCCGTGGCTATTGAAACGCATCTGAGCTTTTTCAGAGCTGCGCGCCAGGGAGACGTCCTGGTGGCGGTCGCCACGCCAGAGCGGGTGGGCCGCACCCTGGCGACCTACCGGGTAGAGGTGCGCCGGGGCGAAGAGGGAGAGGTTCTTGCGTTGTTCCTGGGTACAGTCTCCAGGCGGGAAAAAGCACAAGCGTAA